A single window of Crassostrea angulata isolate pt1a10 chromosome 8, ASM2561291v2, whole genome shotgun sequence DNA harbors:
- the LOC128161702 gene encoding caspase-14-like, with the protein MAENSDSLKAPKSSFKQVHEIAQKLHKEVKVDYEIHTEGFLATLHLGDDTFTGTGSNKTTAKDNASEEALEILSLKSTPTPEKKGTEKTAVTELNELCQRLKQPKLRVRYDEAVSVGDEFVCKLVIIHGKEEGGEGEEKHEGKGRSKKDAKHNAASVALQKSDILQSFKDDSCTPTTGRSYECRQTQTGYALIVYFTKDRAWADQDINNIIGFMENTLKFRCIVVKDPKEKELMQVLKETATHLNDNARDYYCFTFFIMGHGNQFGINTVDNGKKRTISVDDILENFKNNKIPAFTGKPKAFFIQSCRGEAYQDTMVQPDNDEEEEDAEKFRVPTDGDIFIAYSTTEGYRSYRHKAVGSIFIYSCVNIFEKNYPTTHLEEMMIDVKADIALGPRWRRTKDKKEIAQMPCSWSTLTKRFYFIVATL; encoded by the exons ATGGCGGAAAATTCTGATTCCCTAAAGGCTCCGAAGAGCTCCTTTAAACAAGTACATGAAATAGCACAGAAACTTCATAAAGAG GTCAAAGTAGATTATGAAATTCACACAGAGGGATTTCTGGCCACTCTTCATCTTGGAGATGACACATTCACAGGAACTGGAAGTAACAAAACAACTGCAAAAGACAATGCTTCGGAAGAGGCGTTAGAAATTTTGAGTTTAAAATCAACTCCGACTCCGGAGAAGAAAGGGACAGAAAAAACAGCGGTTACAGAACTAAACGAGCTTTGTCAAAGACTTAAACAA CCAAAGCTACGTGTAAGATATGATGAGGCAGTATCGGTAGGGGACGAATTTGTGTGCAAACTTGTCATCATCCACGGGAAAGAGGAAGGAGGAGAGGGTGAGGAGAAACATGAAGGAAAGGGGAGGTCCAAGAAGGACGCAAAACATAACGCGGCCTCCGTTGCGTTACAGAAAAGTGACATCTTACAGTCGTTCAAGGACG ATTCTTGTACTCCTACGACGGGTAGAAGCTACGAGTGCAGACAAACACAAACTGGATATGCGCTGATCGTGTATTTCACTAAAGACAGAGCCT GGGCGGATCAagacataaataatattataggGTTTATGGAAAACACGCTAAAGTTCCGTTGCATAGTCGTAAAAGACCCTAAAGAAAAAGAACTGATGCAAGTACTTAAAGAGACGGCCACTCACCTGAACGACAATGCTAGAGACTACTACTGTTTTACATTCTTTATTATGGGTCATGGGAACCAG TTTGGGATCAATACAGTCGACAATGGCAAAAAGAGAACAATAAGTGTAGATGACATTTTAgaaaacttcaaaaataacaaaattccTGCTTTCACAG GCAAACCAAAggcattttttattcaaagttgTCGAGGTGAAGCTTACCAAGATACGATGGTTCAACCAGACAATGACGAAGAAGAGGAGGATGCAGAGAAGTTCCGAGTACCAACAGACGGAGACATCTTTATTGCCTATTCCACTACGGAAG GGTACAGATCATATCGTCATAAAGCTGTAGGCTCAATATTCATCTACAGCTGTGtaaatatatttgagaaaaattaCCCTACCACTCACTTAGAGGAAATGATGATAGACGTTAAAGCCGACATTGCACTCGGTCCAAGATGGCGACGAACTAAGGACAAAAAAGAGATTGCTCAGATGCCGTGCTCTTGGAGTACATTGACAAAACGATTTTATTTTATAGTTGCTACGTTGTAA
- the LOC128161627 gene encoding uncharacterized protein LOC128161627, whose translation MQIPSAGLCQEFCIGKLVNITLFIVQNGTCICPTDNPLDLHLNTNHCKIDCFNDMNSTHSYKSNSCWKPTGPKAYYVFLSQLIQGEDWATLNSVYCYKSKSTNDQLQGCKDVPIERVKIVEEERCESCNTAFNLLRKGNNSTAKRSKTNPLVFRRQTYISYDRESVTFSDFEKTNILSCQLCKNGGCTFTDCNIKADHTVCSNELFKCNLTFASTPTKTMLTTTATVGNYSKSLELSSLLSTSVIQKPNAATHTLGSFSQEQTSTQSLDEITEKSDTMKKYGIVATSFLICVILIGIIVFIIRKQIVSKRKQSSTLDARERGSNRKEQTRSDGVVVANSPKSCLYDFADNSKLEEETQYKQENEDVYHHLRESVPTNDANDDTYMVARYKTSREDNVYLGRMEDQYDHLIRRDRTRQENDTYDHAPMYM comes from the exons AATGGGACATGCATTTGTCCGACAGACAACCCTTTGGATCTACATCTCAATACCAATCACTGCAAAATTGACTGTTTTAATGACATGAACTCAACACATAGCTACAAGAGTAATTCATGTTGGAAACCTACGGGACCTAAAGCCTACTATGTTTTTCTATCTC AACTAATCCAGGGGGAAGATTGGGCTACATTAAATTCTGTTTACTGCTACAAATCGAAGTCTACAAATGACCAGTTACAAGGTTGCAAAGACGTTCCCATTGAACGAG TGAAGATTGTCGAAGAGGAGCGATGTGAAAGTTGTAATACGGCATTTAATTTATTACGGAAAGGAAACAACAGTACAGCAAAACGTTCAAAAACAAATCCATTAGTTTTCAGAAGACAAACCTACATCAGTTATGATCGAG aatctgTAACTTTTTCCGATTTTGAGAAAACGAACATATTATCCTGTCAACTATGTAAAAATGGAGGCTGTACTTTCACAGACTGCAATATAAAAGCAGACCATACTGTGTGTTCTAAC gagCTTTTTAAATGTAATCTGACCTTTGCATCAACACCCACAAAAACCATGTTGACGACAACTGCTACAGTGGGAAACTATTCCAAATCGCTAGAGCTATCATCACTGCTATCAACAtcagtaatacaaaaaccaaatgCCGCAACACATACTCTAGGATCATTTTCACAGGAACAGACATCGACACAGTCACTTGATGAGATTACAGAGAAAA GTGATACCATGAAGAAGTATGGAATTGTAGCAACATCCTTCCTAATTTGTGTGATATTAATAGGAATAATTGTCTTTATTATCAG aaaacaaatagtTAGTAAGCGGAAACAATCAAGCACACTAGACGCAAGAGAGAGGGGATCAAACAGAAAGGAACAGACGAGGAGTGATGGAGTTGTAGTTGCAAATTCGCCAAAATCATGTCTGTATGATTTCGCAGACAACAGTAAATTAGAAGAGGAAACTCAATATAAACAAGAAAACGAGGATGTGTATCATCATCTCAGAGAAAGCGTTCCGACAAATGATGCAAATGATGATACATATATGGTAGCACGATACAAGACATCAAGAGAAGACAACGTGTACTTAGGAAGGATGGAAGATCAATATGATCATCTTATAAGGAGAGATCGTACAAGACAGGAAAACGATACCTACGACCATGCACCGATGTACATGTAG
- the LOC128161626 gene encoding caspase-8-like, with product MAENSDSLKAPKSSFKQVHEIAQKLHIEIKVDYEIQTEGFLATLHLGDDTFTGTGSNKTTAKDNASEEALEILSLKSIPTPEKKGTEKTAVTELNELCQRLKQPKLRVSYDEAVSEGGEFVCKLVIILEKEEGGDDEEEHIGKGRSKKEAKHNSASTALKRSYILQSFMDDSGAPTTGRSYECRQTQTGYAPIVCFTKDRDWADQDINNIIGFMENTLKFRCIVVKDPKKDELMQVLEETATHLNDNARDYYCFTFFIMGHGNQFGIRTVDKGKKRTIGVDEILENFKNNKIPAFTGKPKTFFIQSCRGEAYQETMVQPDNDEEEEDAEKFRVPTDGDIFIAYSTTEGYRSYRHKAVGSIFIYNCASIFEKNYPSTHLEEMMIDVKAVTALDPRWRRTKDKKDIAQMPCSWSTLTKRFYFIAATL from the exons ATGGCGGAAAATTCTGATTCCCTAAAGGCACCGAAGAGCTCCTTTAAACAAGTTCATGAAATAGCACAGAAACTTCATATAGAG ATCAAAGTAGATTATGAAATTCAGACAGAGGGATTTCTGGCCACTCTTCATCTTGGAGATGACACATTCACAGGAACTGGAAGTAACAAAACGACTGCAAAAGACAATGCTTCGGAAGAGGCGTTAGAAATTTTgagtttaaaatcaattccGACTCCGGAGAAGAAAGGGACAGAAAAAACAGCGGTTACAGAACTAAACGAGCTTTGTCAAAGACTTAAACAA CCAAAGCTACGTGTAAGTTATGATGAGGCAGTATCGGAAGGGGGCGAATTTGTGTGTAAACTTGTCATCATCCTCGAGAAAGAGGAAGGAGGAGATGATGAGGAGGAACATATAGGAAAGGGGAGGTCCAAGAAGGAAGCAAAGCATAACTCGGCCTCCACTGCGTTAAAGAGAAGTTACATCTTACAGTCGTTCATGGACG ATTCTGGTGCTCCTACGACGGGAAGAAGCTACGAGTGCAGACAAACACAAACTGGATATGCGCCGATTGTGTGTTTCACTAAAGACAGAGACT GGGCGGATCAAgacataaataatataataggATTTATGGAAAACACGCTAAAGTTCCGTTGCATAGTCGTAAAAGACCCTAAAAAAGATGAACTGATGCAAGTACTTGAAGAGACGGCCACTCACCTGAACGACAATGCTAGAGATTACTACTGTTTTACATTCTTTATTATGGGTCATGGGAACCAG TTTGGGATCAGAACAGTCGACAAGGGCAAAAAGAGAACAATAGGTGTAGATGAAATTTTAgaaaacttcaaaaataacaaaattccTGCTTTCACAG GCAAACCAAAGACTTTTTTCATTCAAAGTTGTCGAGGTGAAGCTTACCAAGAGACGATGGTTCAACCAGACAATGACGAAGAAGAGGAAGATGCCGAAAAGTTCCGAGTACCAACCGACGGAGacatttttattgcttattCCACTACGGAGG GATACAGATCATACCGTCATAAGGCTGTAGGCTCAATATTTATCTACAACTGTGCAAgtatatttgagaaaaattaCCCTAGCACTCACTTAGAGGAAATGATGATAGACGTAAAAGCAGTCACTGCACTCGATCCAAGATGGCGACGAACTAAGGACAAAAAAGATATTGCTCAGATGCCGTGCTCTTGGAGTACATTGACAAAACGATTTTATTTCATAGCTGCTACGTTGTAA